In one Kitasatospora cineracea genomic region, the following are encoded:
- a CDS encoding Lrp/AsnC family transcriptional regulator, whose amino-acid sequence MANRDRNASVPLDAASKAIIEQLQEDGRRPYAAIGKAVGLSEAAVRQRVQKLLDQGVMQIVAVTDPLTVGFTRQAMVGIRVEGDIEPVADALAAFDEVDYVVCTAGSFDLLAELVCEDDEHLLELINKRIRALPGVRSTESFVYLKLRKQTYTWGTR is encoded by the coding sequence GTGGCCAACCGTGACCGGAACGCCAGCGTTCCCCTCGACGCCGCCTCCAAGGCGATCATCGAGCAGCTCCAGGAGGACGGGCGCCGTCCGTACGCCGCCATCGGCAAGGCCGTGGGCCTGTCCGAGGCGGCCGTCCGGCAGCGCGTCCAGAAGCTGCTCGACCAGGGCGTGATGCAGATCGTCGCCGTGACCGATCCGCTCACCGTCGGATTCACCCGCCAGGCCATGGTGGGCATCCGGGTGGAGGGCGACATCGAGCCGGTGGCCGACGCGCTGGCCGCCTTCGACGAGGTCGACTACGTGGTGTGCACCGCGGGTTCGTTCGACCTCCTCGCCGAGCTGGTGTGCGAGGACGACGAGCACCTGCTCGAACTGATCAACAAGCGCATCCGCGCGCTTCCCGGCGTGCGGAGCACCGAGAGCTTCGTTTACCTGAAACTCCGGAAACAGACCTACACCTGGGGCACCCGATGA
- a CDS encoding gamma-aminobutyraldehyde dehydrogenase, giving the protein MSELRTLRNYINGEFVDAADGRTLDVVDPTTGEVYATSPLSGAADVDAAMAAAAAAFPVWRDSTPSTRQKLLLKIADAVEARADEIVDAEVRNTGKPRGLTLSEEIGPMVDQLRFFAGAARLLEGKAAGEYMDGLTSIVRREPVGVCAQVAPWNYPMMMAVWKFAPAIAAGNAVVLKPSDTTPASTVLLAEIIGGVLKELELPAGVFNVICGDRETGRLMVEHRTPAMASITGSVRAGMQVAESAAKDVKRVHLELGGKAPVVVFEDADIDEAVEGIAMAGYFNAGQDCTAATRVLVHESIHDAFVEALAKAAADTKTGGVDDEDVLYGPLNNANQLQQVAGFIERLPAHAKVEAGGHRVGDRGYFWAATVVSGLQQDDEIIQNEVFGPVITVQKFTDEDQAVGYANGVEYALASSVWTKDHARAMRMSRRLDFGCVWINTHIPLVAEMPHGGFKKSGYGKDLSSYGFEDYTRIKHVMTAI; this is encoded by the coding sequence GTGAGCGAGCTTCGTACGCTGCGCAACTACATCAACGGCGAGTTCGTCGACGCTGCGGACGGCCGCACGCTCGACGTCGTCGACCCGACCACGGGCGAGGTCTACGCGACCTCCCCGCTCTCCGGCGCGGCCGACGTGGACGCCGCGATGGCCGCCGCGGCCGCCGCCTTCCCGGTCTGGCGGGACTCCACCCCGTCCACCCGGCAGAAGCTGCTGCTCAAGATCGCCGACGCGGTCGAGGCCCGGGCCGACGAGATCGTCGACGCCGAGGTCCGCAACACCGGCAAGCCGCGCGGGCTGACCCTCTCCGAGGAGATCGGCCCGATGGTCGACCAGCTGCGCTTCTTCGCCGGCGCCGCCCGCCTGCTGGAGGGCAAGGCCGCGGGCGAGTACATGGACGGCCTGACCTCGATCGTCCGCCGCGAGCCGGTCGGCGTCTGCGCGCAGGTCGCCCCGTGGAACTACCCGATGATGATGGCGGTCTGGAAGTTCGCCCCGGCGATCGCCGCGGGCAACGCCGTGGTGCTCAAGCCCTCCGACACCACCCCCGCCTCCACCGTGCTGCTCGCCGAGATCATCGGCGGCGTGCTCAAGGAGCTGGAACTGCCGGCCGGCGTCTTCAACGTGATCTGCGGCGACCGCGAGACCGGCCGCCTGATGGTCGAGCACCGCACCCCGGCGATGGCCTCCATCACCGGCTCGGTCCGGGCCGGCATGCAGGTCGCCGAGTCCGCCGCGAAGGACGTCAAGCGGGTCCACCTGGAGCTCGGCGGCAAGGCCCCGGTCGTGGTCTTCGAGGACGCCGACATCGACGAGGCCGTCGAGGGCATCGCCATGGCGGGCTACTTCAACGCCGGCCAGGACTGCACCGCGGCCACCCGCGTCCTGGTGCACGAGTCGATCCACGACGCCTTCGTCGAGGCCCTCGCCAAGGCCGCCGCCGACACCAAGACCGGCGGCGTGGACGACGAGGACGTCCTCTACGGCCCGCTCAACAACGCCAACCAGCTCCAGCAGGTGGCCGGCTTCATCGAGCGCCTCCCCGCGCACGCCAAGGTCGAGGCCGGCGGTCACCGGGTCGGCGACAGGGGCTACTTCTGGGCGGCGACCGTGGTCTCCGGCCTCCAGCAGGACGACGAGATCATCCAGAACGAGGTCTTCGGCCCGGTCATCACCGTGCAGAAGTTCACCGACGAGGACCAGGCCGTCGGGTACGCCAACGGCGTCGAGTACGCGCTCGCCTCCTCGGTGTGGACCAAGGACCACGCCCGCGCGATGCGGATGTCCCGCCGGCTGGACTTCGGCTGCGTGTGGATCAACACCCACATCCCGCTGGTCGCCGAGATGCCGCACGGCGGGTTCAAGAAGTCCGGCTACGGCAAGGACCTGTCGTCGTACGGGTTCGAGGACTACACCCGGATCAAGCACGTCATGACCGCGATCTAG
- a CDS encoding WXG100 family type VII secretion target, which produces MSTLAPGAFGDAVDAYRWTRDRAADQLPSLPSFDNPVSEGLDAGLDSIVKAALDATGLMDVLEKVTGDLQALTAASHEWQAQAKAMQEVADELRAAGTRVEGGWEGAASAAFGGHMATVVEAVDATAADMAQVAQIINQAAAQCQLAEQLIIEIIREAIETLIITLAASVAIDILTLGLATAAEAIIVEGEIAIYIARVGQVSLKLEKALKELHEAIKAMKAARTLGKFNKARKAAKAVRKLGGKGNRWKSGLDLVRNPSMANLGEFATAQALGKGFGAVKGGIKGGLGAVTGAGDFPGVLTDNLLSDQGLDTIAGALDGPPGGEPYRVPGNRVTEAFG; this is translated from the coding sequence GTGAGCACCCTGGCCCCCGGCGCCTTCGGCGACGCGGTCGACGCCTACCGGTGGACCCGTGACCGGGCCGCCGACCAGCTGCCGTCGCTGCCCAGCTTCGACAACCCGGTCAGCGAGGGCCTCGACGCGGGCCTCGACTCCATCGTCAAGGCGGCGCTGGACGCCACCGGGCTGATGGACGTGCTGGAGAAGGTCACCGGCGACCTGCAGGCGCTGACCGCCGCCTCGCACGAGTGGCAGGCCCAGGCGAAGGCGATGCAGGAGGTCGCCGACGAGCTGCGGGCCGCCGGCACCCGGGTCGAGGGCGGCTGGGAGGGCGCGGCCTCCGCGGCCTTCGGCGGCCACATGGCCACCGTCGTCGAGGCCGTCGACGCCACCGCCGCCGACATGGCCCAGGTCGCGCAGATCATCAACCAGGCCGCCGCCCAGTGCCAGCTCGCCGAGCAGCTGATCATCGAGATCATCCGCGAGGCCATCGAGACGCTGATCATCACCCTGGCCGCCTCGGTGGCGATCGACATCCTCACCCTGGGCCTGGCCACCGCCGCCGAGGCGATCATCGTCGAGGGCGAGATCGCCATCTACATCGCCCGGGTGGGCCAGGTCTCGCTCAAGCTGGAGAAGGCGCTCAAGGAACTGCACGAAGCCATCAAGGCGATGAAGGCGGCGCGCACCCTGGGCAAGTTCAACAAGGCCCGCAAGGCCGCCAAGGCCGTCCGCAAGCTCGGCGGCAAGGGCAACCGCTGGAAGTCCGGCCTCGACCTGGTCCGCAACCCGTCGATGGCCAACCTCGGCGAGTTCGCCACCGCCCAGGCCCTGGGCAAGGGCTTCGGCGCGGTCAAGGGCGGCATCAAGGGCGGCCTGGGCGCGGTCACCGGCGCCGGCGACTTCCCCGGCGTCCTCACCGACAACCTGCTCAGCGACCAGGGCCTGGACACCATCGCCGGCGCCCTGGACGGCCCGCCCGGCGGCGAGCCCTACCGGGTGCCGGGCAACCGCGTCACGGAGGCGTTCGGATGA
- a CDS encoding gamma-aminobutyraldehyde dehydrogenase, with amino-acid sequence MDLTSFNDGAQHIAGRPTRGSGSEPFAVVNPANGATVQQVELATPADVDTAVAAARAALPEWSGATPGARSEALNRLAGILAEHAEDFARVETAQTGKPIKLSTEFDVPGTVDNTSFFAGAARNLEGKAAGEYSGDHTSYVRREAVGVVGSIAPWNYPLQMAAWKILPAIAAGNTIVLKPAEITPLTSLMFARACTAAGIPDGVVNVVTGAGRTAGEHLIGHPDVAMVSFTGSTAVGKRVAEIATATVKRTHLELGGKAPFVVFDDADLDAAVHGAVAASLINSGQDCTAATRAYVQRPLYDAFVAGVADLYDGIRLGDPLNPQTDLGPLVSFAHRDRVAGFVERARAYATVVTGGPATGKGHDGTDLSLGAYHRPTLITGAAQDSEVVQGEIFGPVLVVLPFDSDEEGLRLANDTPYGLAASAWTRDVHRSLRATREIAAGCVWVNDHIPIISEMPHGGYKASGYGKDMSQYSLDEYTQVKHVMFDTTAVARKDWHRTIFGDR; translated from the coding sequence ATGGACCTGACCAGCTTCAACGACGGCGCGCAGCACATCGCGGGCCGCCCGACCCGGGGCTCCGGCAGCGAACCCTTCGCCGTGGTCAACCCCGCGAACGGCGCCACCGTCCAGCAGGTCGAGCTCGCCACCCCCGCCGACGTCGACACCGCCGTCGCCGCCGCCCGCGCCGCCCTCCCCGAGTGGTCCGGCGCCACCCCCGGCGCCCGCTCCGAGGCGCTCAACCGCCTGGCCGGGATCCTCGCCGAGCACGCCGAGGACTTCGCCCGGGTCGAGACCGCGCAGACCGGCAAGCCGATCAAGCTCTCCACCGAGTTCGACGTCCCCGGCACCGTCGACAACACCTCGTTCTTCGCCGGAGCCGCCCGCAACCTGGAGGGCAAGGCCGCCGGCGAGTACAGCGGCGACCACACCTCGTACGTGCGCCGCGAGGCCGTCGGCGTGGTCGGCAGCATCGCGCCCTGGAACTACCCGCTGCAGATGGCCGCCTGGAAGATCCTCCCGGCCATCGCCGCGGGCAACACCATCGTCCTCAAGCCCGCCGAGATCACCCCGCTGACCTCGCTGATGTTCGCCCGCGCCTGCACCGCGGCCGGCATCCCCGACGGCGTCGTCAACGTCGTCACCGGCGCCGGACGCACCGCGGGCGAACACCTCATCGGCCACCCCGACGTCGCCATGGTCTCCTTCACCGGCTCCACCGCCGTCGGCAAGCGGGTCGCCGAGATCGCCACCGCCACCGTCAAGCGCACCCACCTCGAACTCGGCGGCAAGGCCCCCTTCGTGGTCTTCGACGACGCCGACCTCGACGCCGCCGTCCACGGCGCCGTCGCCGCCTCCCTGATCAACAGCGGCCAGGACTGCACCGCCGCCACCCGCGCCTACGTCCAGCGCCCGCTCTACGACGCCTTCGTGGCCGGCGTCGCCGACCTCTACGACGGCATCCGGCTCGGCGACCCGCTGAACCCGCAGACCGACCTGGGCCCGCTGGTCTCCTTCGCCCACCGCGACCGCGTCGCCGGCTTCGTCGAGCGCGCCCGCGCCTACGCCACCGTCGTCACCGGAGGCCCCGCCACCGGCAAGGGCCACGACGGCACCGACCTCTCCCTCGGCGCCTACCACCGCCCCACCCTGATCACCGGCGCCGCCCAGGACAGCGAGGTCGTCCAGGGCGAGATCTTCGGCCCGGTGCTCGTCGTCCTGCCCTTCGACAGCGACGAGGAGGGCCTGCGCCTCGCCAACGACACCCCCTACGGCCTCGCCGCCTCCGCCTGGACCCGCGACGTCCACCGCTCGCTGCGCGCCACCCGCGAGATCGCCGCCGGCTGCGTCTGGGTGAACGACCACATCCCGATCATCAGCGAGATGCCGCACGGCGGGTACAAGGCGTCCGGCTACGGCAAGGACATGTCGCAGTACTCGCTCGACGAGTACACCCAGGTCAAGCACGTCATGTTCGACACCACCGCGGTCGCCCGCAAGGACTGGCACCGGACGATCTTCGGCGACCGCTGA
- a CDS encoding PucR family transcriptional regulator, protein MLPTVARVLDLDVMRRGLPQVVAGAAALERPVRWVHVSELPDVAGVLRGGELVLSTGIALPEDRDGLARYVRELAEVGVAGLVIEFGRRYFDSLPRALVAAAERHDLPLVALRRELKFVAVTEAVHALVVNAQLEQLRVSEAVHQVFNELATEGAEPAEVVRQVARMAGAPVVLENLAHQVLAHDPAGRGEQELLENWEHRSRGVHPAGRTGYDPRSGWLVTTVGARGQDWGRLVLVDEPVVLPPDVPHPHAMLLERGAATLALNRLVVRDRESLERQTHRTLLSGILTHALTVSEVALRAQALGVPLEGRRLVGVVLRQRQGPLPAALEAQARLRDFTELAATAIRTSRLSALVGALDDEGVGLLVALGSQQDEHASLESFAAALRRLSAEAGRDGSAAEPVIAVGSSVGSVRDARRTLLEATQVADAALHDAPGGRAAYYRLPDVRLRGLLHLLRDDERLQTYVERELGPLLAYDAEHGGQLVQMLRIYLEQGRNKSAAADAAHLSRPSFYDRLHKVERILGVDLDQVESCLSLHVALLALDAVRR, encoded by the coding sequence ATGCTCCCCACCGTCGCCCGCGTGCTCGACCTCGACGTGATGCGGCGCGGTCTGCCCCAGGTGGTGGCCGGTGCGGCCGCGCTGGAGCGCCCGGTGCGCTGGGTGCACGTCAGCGAGCTGCCGGACGTGGCGGGGGTACTGCGCGGCGGCGAGCTGGTGCTGTCGACGGGCATCGCGTTGCCGGAGGACCGGGACGGGCTGGCCCGGTACGTGCGGGAGCTGGCCGAGGTGGGGGTGGCGGGGCTGGTGATCGAGTTCGGCCGCCGGTACTTCGACTCGTTGCCGCGGGCGCTGGTGGCGGCGGCGGAGCGGCACGACCTGCCGCTGGTGGCGCTGCGCCGGGAGCTGAAGTTCGTCGCGGTGACCGAGGCGGTGCACGCGCTGGTGGTGAACGCGCAGTTGGAGCAGCTGCGGGTGTCCGAGGCGGTGCACCAGGTGTTCAACGAGCTGGCCACCGAGGGTGCGGAGCCGGCCGAGGTGGTGCGGCAGGTGGCCCGGATGGCGGGCGCGCCGGTGGTGCTGGAGAACCTGGCGCACCAGGTGCTGGCGCACGACCCGGCGGGGCGCGGCGAGCAGGAGCTGCTGGAGAACTGGGAGCACCGTTCGCGCGGCGTGCACCCGGCGGGCCGCACCGGGTACGACCCGCGGTCGGGCTGGCTGGTGACCACGGTGGGGGCGCGCGGCCAGGACTGGGGGCGGCTGGTGCTGGTGGACGAGCCGGTGGTGCTGCCGCCGGACGTGCCGCACCCGCACGCGATGCTGCTGGAGCGCGGCGCGGCGACGCTGGCGCTGAACCGGCTGGTGGTGCGCGACCGGGAGTCGCTGGAGCGGCAGACCCACCGCACCCTGCTGTCGGGCATCCTGACCCACGCGCTGACGGTCTCCGAGGTGGCGCTGCGGGCGCAGGCGCTGGGCGTGCCGCTGGAGGGCCGCCGGCTGGTGGGCGTGGTGCTGCGCCAGCGGCAGGGCCCGTTGCCGGCGGCGCTGGAGGCGCAGGCCCGGCTGCGGGACTTCACCGAGCTGGCGGCGACCGCGATCCGCACCTCCCGGCTGTCGGCGCTGGTGGGCGCGCTGGACGACGAGGGGGTGGGCCTGCTGGTGGCGCTCGGTTCGCAGCAGGACGAGCACGCCTCGCTGGAGTCCTTCGCGGCGGCGCTGCGCCGGTTGTCGGCGGAGGCGGGCCGGGACGGGTCGGCGGCCGAGCCGGTGATAGCGGTCGGCTCCTCGGTGGGTTCGGTCCGGGACGCCCGGCGCACCCTGCTGGAGGCCACCCAGGTCGCGGACGCGGCGCTGCACGACGCGCCGGGCGGCCGGGCGGCGTACTACCGGCTGCCGGACGTCCGGCTGCGCGGCCTGCTGCACCTGCTGCGCGACGACGAGCGCCTGCAGACGTACGTGGAGCGGGAGTTGGGCCCGCTGCTGGCGTACGACGCGGAGCACGGCGGCCAGTTGGTGCAGATGCTGCGGATCTACCTGGAGCAGGGCCGCAACAAGTCGGCGGCGGCGGACGCCGCGCACCTGTCGCGGCCGTCCTTCTACGACCGGCTGCACAAGGTGGAGCGGATCCTGGGCGTGGACCTGGACCAGGTGGAGTCCTGCCTGTCGCTGCACGTGGCGCTGCTGGCGCTGGACGCGGTCCGGCGTTGA
- a CDS encoding aspartate aminotransferase family protein — protein sequence MSTPTADSVAGQAVKAADRAHVFHSWSAQALIDPLAVAGAEGSYFWDYDGNRYLDFSSQLVNTNIGHQHPKVVAAIQAKAAQLCTIAPGFAEESRSEAARLIAERTPGDLDKIFFTNGGAEANENAIRMARLHTGRHKVLSTYRSYHGATANAIALTGDPRRWANEAGVSGIVHFWGPYPYRSNFHAENEAQECERALAHLEQTIAFEGPGTVAAIILETVVGTAGILVPPAGYLAGVREICDRYGIVFILDEVMAGFGRTGAWFAADHWGITPDLLTFAKGVNSGYLPLGGVAISGAIAETFAQKAFPGGLTYSGHPLACASAVATINTMAEEGIVENARLIGESVLGPGLRELAERHPSIGEVRGLGVFWALDLVKDRETREPLVPYNAAGADNAPMAQLAAACKQRGLWPFTNMNRFHVVPPCNVSAEEAKAGLAVLDEVLTLTDAHVI from the coding sequence ATGAGCACTCCCACCGCTGACTCGGTCGCCGGGCAGGCCGTCAAGGCCGCCGACCGCGCGCACGTCTTCCACTCGTGGTCCGCCCAGGCGCTGATCGACCCCCTCGCGGTGGCCGGTGCCGAGGGCTCCTACTTCTGGGACTACGACGGCAACCGCTACCTGGACTTCTCCTCGCAGCTGGTGAACACCAACATCGGCCACCAGCACCCGAAGGTGGTCGCGGCGATCCAGGCGAAGGCCGCCCAGCTGTGCACCATCGCCCCGGGCTTCGCCGAGGAGTCGCGCAGCGAGGCCGCCCGGCTGATCGCCGAGCGCACCCCCGGCGACCTGGACAAGATCTTCTTCACCAACGGCGGCGCCGAGGCGAACGAGAACGCGATCCGGATGGCCCGGCTGCACACCGGCCGGCACAAGGTGCTCTCCACCTACCGCTCGTACCACGGCGCCACCGCCAACGCGATCGCCCTGACCGGCGACCCGCGCCGCTGGGCGAACGAGGCGGGCGTGTCGGGCATCGTGCACTTCTGGGGCCCGTACCCGTACCGCTCGAACTTCCACGCGGAGAACGAGGCGCAGGAGTGCGAGCGCGCGCTGGCGCACCTGGAGCAGACCATCGCGTTCGAGGGTCCGGGCACCGTCGCGGCGATCATCCTGGAGACGGTGGTCGGCACCGCGGGCATCCTGGTGCCGCCGGCCGGGTACCTGGCGGGCGTGCGGGAGATCTGCGACCGGTACGGGATCGTGTTCATCCTGGACGAGGTGATGGCCGGGTTCGGCCGCACCGGCGCTTGGTTCGCCGCCGACCACTGGGGGATCACCCCGGACCTGCTGACCTTCGCCAAGGGCGTCAACTCCGGCTACCTGCCGCTGGGCGGCGTGGCGATCTCCGGGGCGATCGCGGAGACCTTCGCGCAGAAGGCGTTCCCGGGCGGCCTGACCTACTCGGGCCACCCGCTGGCCTGCGCCTCCGCGGTGGCGACGATCAACACCATGGCCGAGGAGGGCATCGTGGAGAACGCCAGGCTGATCGGCGAGAGCGTGCTCGGCCCCGGCCTGCGCGAGCTGGCCGAGCGGCACCCCTCGATCGGCGAGGTGCGCGGCCTGGGCGTGTTCTGGGCGCTGGACCTGGTGAAGGACCGGGAGACCCGCGAGCCGCTGGTGCCGTACAACGCGGCCGGTGCCGACAACGCGCCGATGGCGCAGCTCGCGGCGGCCTGCAAGCAGCGGGGCCTGTGGCCGTTCACCAACATGAACCGCTTCCACGTGGTGCCGCCGTGCAACGTCAGCGCGGAGGAGGCCAAGGCGGGCCTCGCCGTGCTGGACGAGGTGCTGACCCTCACCGACGCACACGTGATCTGA
- a CDS encoding CoA-acylating methylmalonate-semialdehyde dehydrogenase: MSSKHITHWIGGQNVATAGTAPRRGDLHDPATGQVTGQVDFAEIAEVDQAVAAAAQAFASWRHTSIAKRTQVLFNFRELFNARKDELAAIIVSEHGKVHSDALGELARGQEVVEYACGIPQLIKGGFTEQASTGVDVYSIRQPLGPVAIISPFNFPAMVPMWFFPIAIAAGNTVILKPSEKDPSAANFIAELWKEAGLPDGVFNVVHGDKVSVDRLLEHPDVKSVSFVGSTPIARYVYETGTRYGKRVQALGGAKNHMLVLPDADLDLAADAAINAGFGAAGERCMAVSVLVAVDPIGDELVAKIKERMATLKVGPGCNGDSEMGPLVTGAHRDKVTSYVESGVADGAELAVDGRKHAITAEDANGAPTADGFWLGPTLFDHVKPGMSVYNDEIFGPILSVVRVPSYDEGLELINANPYGNGTAIFTNDGGAARRFQNEVEVGMVGINVPIPVPVAYYSFGGWKASLFGDSHAYGADGVQFFTRGKAVTQRWLDPSHGGINLGFPTNS, encoded by the coding sequence TTGAGCAGCAAGCACATCACCCACTGGATCGGCGGCCAGAACGTCGCCACCGCCGGAACCGCGCCCCGCCGCGGCGACCTCCACGACCCGGCCACCGGCCAGGTGACCGGCCAGGTCGACTTCGCCGAGATCGCGGAGGTCGACCAGGCGGTCGCCGCCGCCGCCCAGGCGTTCGCCTCCTGGCGCCACACCTCGATCGCCAAGCGCACCCAGGTGCTGTTCAACTTCCGCGAGCTGTTCAACGCCCGCAAGGACGAACTCGCCGCGATCATCGTCTCCGAACACGGCAAGGTGCACTCCGACGCCCTCGGCGAGCTGGCCCGCGGCCAGGAGGTCGTCGAGTACGCCTGCGGCATCCCGCAGCTGATCAAGGGCGGCTTCACCGAGCAGGCCTCCACCGGCGTCGACGTCTACTCGATCCGCCAGCCGCTCGGCCCGGTCGCCATTATCTCGCCGTTCAACTTCCCGGCCATGGTGCCGATGTGGTTCTTCCCGATCGCCATCGCGGCCGGCAACACGGTCATCCTCAAGCCGTCCGAGAAGGACCCGTCCGCCGCCAACTTCATCGCCGAGCTGTGGAAGGAGGCCGGCCTCCCCGACGGCGTCTTCAACGTCGTCCACGGCGACAAGGTCTCCGTCGACCGCCTGCTGGAGCACCCCGACGTCAAGTCGGTCTCCTTCGTCGGCTCCACCCCCATCGCCCGCTACGTGTACGAGACCGGCACCCGCTACGGCAAGCGCGTGCAGGCCCTCGGCGGCGCCAAGAACCACATGCTGGTGCTCCCCGACGCCGACCTCGACCTGGCCGCCGACGCCGCCATCAACGCCGGCTTCGGCGCGGCCGGCGAGCGCTGCATGGCCGTCTCCGTCCTGGTCGCCGTCGACCCGATCGGCGACGAGCTGGTCGCCAAGATCAAGGAGCGGATGGCCACCCTCAAGGTCGGCCCCGGCTGCAACGGCGACTCCGAGATGGGCCCGCTGGTCACCGGCGCGCACCGGGACAAGGTCACCTCCTACGTCGAGTCCGGCGTCGCCGACGGCGCCGAGCTGGCCGTCGACGGCCGCAAGCACGCCATCACCGCCGAGGACGCCAACGGCGCCCCCACCGCGGACGGCTTCTGGCTCGGCCCCACCCTGTTCGACCACGTCAAGCCGGGCATGTCCGTCTACAACGACGAGATCTTCGGCCCGATCCTGTCGGTCGTCCGGGTCCCCTCCTACGACGAGGGCCTGGAACTCATCAACGCCAACCCCTACGGCAACGGCACCGCCATCTTCACCAACGACGGCGGCGCGGCCCGGCGCTTCCAGAACGAGGTCGAGGTCGGCATGGTCGGCATCAACGTGCCGATCCCCGTCCCCGTCGCCTACTACTCCTTCGGCGGCTGGAAGGCCTCGTTGTTCGGCGACTCCCACGCCTACGGTGCCGACGGCGTCCAGTTCTTCACCCGCGGCAAGGCCGTCACCCAGCGCTGGCTCGACCCCTCGCACGGTGGCATCAACCTGGGCTTCCCCACCAACAGCTGA